One genomic region from Delphinus delphis chromosome 14, mDelDel1.2, whole genome shotgun sequence encodes:
- the OOEP gene encoding oocyte-expressed protein homolog, translating into MVDDAGAAEGRGDGLLGFLFTPPRIRSRPWWFPVQELRNPLVFSLEAWLADSIFGPDRAVVPEMEWMSQALLTVDAVHAGKLVEITVFGRPAVQRRVKSVLLSLASSHREKRARAEKMEQLEEFLKAQAPRPQVPQSPVA; encoded by the exons ATGGTCGACGACGCGGGCGCCGCCGAGGGCCGGGGGGACGGGCTGCTGGGGTTCCTATTTACGCCGCCACGGATTCGCTCCCGGCCGTGGTGGTTTCCTGTGCAGGAGCTGAGGAACCCGCTGGTGTTTTCTTTGGAGGCGTGGCTGGCCGACTCGATCTTCG GCCCGGACCGAGCCGTGGTTCCGGAAATGGAGTGGATGAGCCAGGCCCTGCTGACGGTGGACGCAGTTCACGCCGGGAAGTTGGTGGAAATCACCGTCTTCGGGCGGCCAGCTGTCCAGCGCCGGGTGAAGAGCGTGCTCCTGAGCCTGGCGTCGAGTCACCGGGAGAAGCGTGCCCGAG CTGAGAAGATGGAACAACTCGAGGAGTTCTTGAAGGCCCAGGCACCACGTCCCCAGGTCCCCCAGAGTCCTGTTGCATAA